In Achromobacter spanius, the following proteins share a genomic window:
- a CDS encoding phosphatase PAP2 family protein produces MNALDALNHALFLSINADPATAAWQIQAALLLANRLILFVPAALVAMWLWGGQAQRSLALKALTSIGAALFISYLCGALWPQPRPFVLGLGHAFFPHKATSSFPSNHTIIIATFAFALIFDRRWAGWGWAALLAALVVGTSRVYLGVHFPLDIAGGLILAPIVSAATAAVWNRVGAPLTQAAQALYRKLLAMPIARGWIRA; encoded by the coding sequence ATGAATGCTCTGGATGCTTTGAACCATGCCCTGTTTCTGTCGATCAACGCCGACCCGGCCACCGCCGCCTGGCAGATCCAGGCCGCCTTGCTGCTGGCCAACCGCTTGATCCTGTTCGTGCCGGCCGCGCTGGTGGCGATGTGGCTGTGGGGCGGGCAGGCGCAACGCAGCCTGGCCCTGAAGGCGCTGACCAGCATCGGCGCCGCCTTGTTCATCAGCTACCTGTGCGGCGCGCTGTGGCCGCAGCCGCGTCCCTTTGTGCTGGGCCTGGGCCATGCGTTTTTCCCGCACAAGGCCACCTCGTCATTCCCCAGCAACCACACCATCATCATCGCCACGTTTGCGTTCGCGCTGATTTTTGACCGACGTTGGGCGGGCTGGGGTTGGGCGGCGCTGCTGGCCGCCTTGGTCGTGGGCACGTCACGCGTGTACCTGGGCGTGCACTTTCCCCTGGACATCGCGGGCGGCCTGATCCTGGCGCCCATCGTGTCAGCGGCCACCGCGGCGGTGTGGAACCGCGTCGGCGCGCCGCTGACCCAGGCCGCGCAAGCCCTCTACCGCAAGCTGCTGGCCATGCCGATTGCGCGCGGCTGGATCCGCGCGTAG